One genomic region from Pararge aegeria chromosome 24, ilParAegt1.1, whole genome shotgun sequence encodes:
- the LOC120634502 gene encoding probable small nuclear ribonucleoprotein G — translation MSKAHPPELKKFMDKKLSIKLNAGRAVTGVLRGFDPFMNLVLDESVEECKDGQRNNIGMVVIRGNSIIMLESLDRI, via the exons ATGTCGAAAGCACATCCACCAGAATTGAAAAA GTTTATGGACAAGAAACTGTCCATAAAGTTAAATGCCGGGCGGGCAGTGACTGGCGTCCTAAGAGGATTCGATCCGTTTATGAATTTGGTTCTTGACGAATCTGTAGAAGAATGTAAGGATGGACAGCGTAATAATATAGGCATGGTG GTAATTCGTGGGAACAGCATTATAATGTTGGAGTCATTAGATAGAATATAG